The Drosophila mauritiana strain mau12 chromosome 2R, ASM438214v1, whole genome shotgun sequence genome has a segment encoding these proteins:
- the LOC117136653 gene encoding feline leukemia virus subgroup C receptor-related protein 2, with translation MDLKHSAGGAGENSETFIATSKSTDMITPKEKEGKGAKAAGGHNPPAEGYKVYARRWAVLILFVFYSSSNAMQWIQYTIINNIITRYYGISDKWVDWTSMIYMILYIPLIFPGSWFLDKVGLRITALVGIVGTCVGAWIKVFSVDPSLFYVSFIGQSIVALAQVCILSLPARLAAVWFGPDQVSSATSVGVFGNQLGVAVGFVLPPMLVPNSPDLETVGSDLQMMFYLVAGLTSILLVLMVIFFQDKPPTPPSAAQEAAQLLESSGAEQVSFMQSLKNLMTNRNFIFLLLSYGINVGVFYAISTLLNPVVLKYYPGHEVDAGRIGLSIVLAGMLGSVVSGIVLDKTHKFKETTLAVYALSMVGMWIFTFTLDTGHIAVVYLTASLLGFFMTGYLPVGFEFGAELTFPEPEGTSSGLLNASAQTFGICFTLFYSELFTTFGDIAANITMAVMLIVGTIITAITQSDLRRQNAQVPASGQAGNP, from the exons GGTACAAAGTCTACGCCCGACGCTGGGCGGTGCTCATCCTCTTTGTGTTCTACTCATCCTCGAATGCCATGCAGTGGATACAATACACCATCATCAACAACATAATAACCCG CTACTATGGCATCAGCGACAAGTGGGTGGACTGGACGTCCATGATTTATATGATCCTGTACATACCGCTCATATTCCCCGGCAGTTGGTTTTTGGATAAAGTG GGTCTTCGCATCACGGCCCTCGTTGGAATCGTGGGCACTTGTGTGGGTGCCTGGATCAAGGTCTTCTCGGTGGACCCGTCGCTCTTCTACGTCAGCTTCATCGGCCAGTCGATCGTGGCCCTGGCCCAGGTGTGCATCCTGTCGCTTCCCGCGCGCCTGGCTGCGGTGTGGTTCGGTCCGGACCAGGTGTCCTCGGCCACCAGCGTGGGAGTCTTTGGCAACCAG CTGGGCGTGGCCGTGGGCTTCGTGCTGCCACCCATGCTGGTGCCCAACTCACCGGATCTCGAGACGGTGGGCAGTGATCTGCAGATGATGTTCTACTTGGTGGCCGGGCTCACCTCCATCCTGCTCGTCCTGATGGTGATAT TTTTCCAGGACAAGCCACCCACTCCGCCATCCGCCGCCCAGGAGGCGGCCCAACTCTTGGAAAGTTCCGGAGCGGAGCAAGTCAGCTTCATGCAGTCGCTGAAGAACCTGATGACCAACCGGAACTTCATCTTCCTGCTCCTCTCGTACGGCATCAATGTGGGCGTCTTTTACGCCATTTCCACGCTCCTCAATCCG GTGGTGCTGAAGTATTATCCCGGCCACGAGGTGGACGCCGGACGTATTGGGCTCAGCATTGTGCTAGCCGGGATGCTGGGCTCCGTGGTATCGGGCATTGTGCTGGATAAGACGCACAAGTTCAA GGAAACGACGCTGGCGGTCTACGCGCTGTCCATGGTGGGCATGTGGATCTTCACCTTCACCTTGGACACGGGGCACATCGCGGTGGTCTACCTGACGGCCTCGCTGCTGGG CTTCTTTATGACTGGTTACCTGCCGGTGGGCTTCGAGTTCGGCGCCGAGCTGACCTTCCCGGAGCCGGAGGGCACATCCTCCGGCCTGCTGAACGCCTCCGCCCAAACCTTCGGCATATGCTTCACGCTCTTCTATTCGGAGCTGTTCACAACGTTTGGCGACATAGCCGCCAACATAACCATGGCCGTGATGCTGATTGTGGGCACCATTATCACGGCCATCACCCAGTCGGATCTGCGGCGCCAGAACGCCCAGGTGCCGGCCAGCGGCCAGGCTGGCAATCCATAG